The proteins below are encoded in one region of Cucurbita pepo subsp. pepo cultivar mu-cu-16 chromosome LG10, ASM280686v2, whole genome shotgun sequence:
- the LOC111803159 gene encoding glutamyl-tRNA reductase-binding protein, chloroplastic-like, giving the protein MATVVPHSLTLRFCSRTALNGRIASHFPRSLISSFNPRFRLSFSMAASTESTPQIVASGDANREQIDVSKLIQAHQEKAARFSLSPAEEIRTLMDQRVRGMLSTFSRRFEGYPSGSFVDFACDADGTPILAVSSLAEHAKNLATNPKCSLLVAKEPEDRGTLVVTLHGDAVAVPEEDRLAVRAAYLSKHPNAFWVDFGDFQFVYIKPKVIRYVSGVATASLASGELSGEEYKAAQVDPVAQFSKPITSHMNRDHAEDTKNIVRHWTSIPVDSAIMLDLDSLGFNVEAGYQGSSFKLRVPFPRRAENRKDVKTLVVEMLEAAKPQA; this is encoded by the exons ATGGCGACTGTGGTGCCGCATTCCTTAACCCTCCGATTTTGTTCTCGCACTGCGTTGAATGGCCGAATTGCCTCTCACTTTCCCCGTTCTTTGATCTCCTCTTTCAATCCTCGTTTTCGTCTTTCATTTTCCATGGCTGCGTCAACGGAGTCCACTCCTCAG ATTGTAGCGTCTGGCGATGCTAACAGGGAACAAATTGATGTCTCGAAGTTGATTCAAGCTCATCAg GAAAAAGCGGCTCGGTTTTCGCTTTCACCAGCTGAAGAGATTCGAACACTAATGGATCAGAGAGTGCGCGGCATGCTCTCCACCTTTTCCCGG AGATTTGAAGGTTATCCGTCTGGATCTTTTGTTGATTTTGCATGCGATGCTGATGGTACTCCTATACTTGCTGTGAGCAGCCTAGCAGAGCACGCTAAG AACTTGGCTACTAATCCAAAGTGCTCGTTGCTTGTAGCAAAAGAACCTGAGGATAGGGGAACTTTAGTGGTCACTCTTCATGGTGATGCTGTGGCT GTTCCTGAAGAAGATAGACTTGCTGTTCGTGCTGCATATTTGTCCAAGCATCCAAATGCATTTTGG GTTGACTTCGGCGACTTCCAATTCGTGTACATCAAACCAAAAGTAATACGATACGTGTCTGGAGTCGCAACAGCTTCTTTGGCTTCAGGAG AACTAAGCGGTGAAGAGTACAAGGCAGCACAAGTTGATCCGGTAGCTCAATTTTCAAAGCCTATAACG tctcACATGAATAGGGATCATGCTGAAGATACAAAGAACATTGTGAGACACTGGACATCTATTCCG GTTGATTCTGCCATCATGCTGGATTTGGATAGCCTTGGTTTTAATGTTGAG GCTGGTTATCAGGGGAGTTCATTTAAGCTTCGCGTACCGTTTCCAAGACGAGCAGAAAATAGAAA AGATGTGAAGACTCTTGTGGTGGAAATGCTAGAAGCTGCTAAGCCTCAAGCTTAA
- the LOC111803206 gene encoding transmembrane protein 18 has product MEELRSAMEEHMDQMADLVQKLSSELRSGLRPAVDNFIGFFHAIDWKEPWLIGLLGFHGLLLIITIFTRKHTNFQMFLFLLALAGVYFAERINRILSKNWKNFATQNYFDPNGVFLSTLWSGPLLLISMIILINTLFTLCYLVVRWKRAELRNRARLSQSKED; this is encoded by the exons ATGGAGGAGCTGAGATCTGCAATGGAAGAACATATGGATCAAATGGCGGATCTGGTTCAGAAACTTTCCTCCGAACTCCGATCTGGTCTTCGTCCAGCTGTTGATAATTTTATCGGTTTCTTCCACGCTATTGACTGGAAG GAACCTTGGTTGATCGGATTATTAGGTTTTCATGGATTGTTGCTGATAATTACCATCTTTACCAGGAAGCACACGAACTTTCagatgttcttgtttcttcttgcAC TAGCTGGTGTATATTTTGCTGAAAGAATCAATAGAATCTTGAGCAAAAACTGGAAGAATTTTGCCACCCAGAACTATTTTGATCCAAATGGAgttttcctttcaacactCTGGTCTGGGCCACTGCTCCTAATTTCAATGATAATTCTG ATAAACACACTTTTTACCTTATGCTATCTAGTAGTCAGGTGGAAAAGAGCTGAGCTTCGAAATCGAGCACGACTTTCACAGTCTAAAGAAGACTAA
- the LOC111803501 gene encoding uncharacterized protein LOC111803501 isoform X2, which yields MEVLVSSQGQKQNVQTSFRKSSSMSSQKDLWLVVREGSLAGVDSALALLKRNGGNINARNAFGLTPLHIAIWRNHIPIVRRLLAAGADPDARDGESGWSSLHRALHFGHLAVACILLQCGASITLEDSKCRTPIDLLSGPVLQVVGGEPTSELFSWGSGTNYQLGTGNEHIQKLPCKIDSLHGSFIKLVSASKFHSVAVSAHGQVYTWGFGRGGRLGHPDFDIHSGQAAVITPRQVIFGLGSRRVRAVAAAKHHTVIATEGGEVFTWGSNREGQLGYTSVDTQPTPRRVSSLRSKIVDVAAANKHTAVVSESGEIFTWGCNREGQLGYGTSNSASNYTPRVVEYLKGKVFVRVAAAKFHTICLGLDGEVYTWGHRLVTPRRVVIARNLKKSGNTPLKFHRMKRLHVVNIAAGMVHSMALTDDGAVFYWDSSDADLRCQQLYSLCGRDVVSISAGKYWIAAVTSIGDVFMWDGKNGKDKPPVATRLHGVKRATYVSVGETHLLIVGSLYHPAYHVNGNKISKNHISNGMDELDELDEDLMFHDIDSVTEPSTSPKVATELRCVPSLKSLCEKVAAESLVEPRNAIQLLEIADSLEADDLRKHCEDIAIRNLDYIFTVASQAIANASPDIMAKLEKLLDHKSSEPWSYRRLPTATATLPVVINSEEEDSENESLRCRENHLMSNMTNEMEQRSDSFFHKDNQKEAISKQIRALRKKLQQIEMLESKQSCGYLLDEQQIAKLQTKSALESSLLELGIPVGTLQAKPSSMPPDDKGNKNNVLAKKHRRRNKCKLEHLETSAGIAKSDVEPDHMEEFRDVEMPSVAKKKGDNTIFEETINNSDALESSTCILMKSNSSLLKDTDLSKDRNSYPTATRKKKNRKGGLSMFLSGALDDTPKEVAAPPPTPKIEGPAWGGVKVAKGSTTLREIQDEQRKILGKQPNECKDQADLLDCKSEGKIPLASFLSSKPIPVVPTQAFQVTDGDRNTPPWCASGTPPPSRPSLRDIQMQQKGKKQQVLLPNSPKVRTAGFSIASGQGSPSDSNGVNRWFKPEVDTPSSIRSIQIEEKAIKDLKRFYSNVKIVKNPS from the exons ATGGAGGTGCTAGTTTCATCGCAAGGACAGAAGCAAAATGTACAGACTTCATTTCGGAAATCTTCATCAATGAGTTCCCAGAAAGATCTATGGCTTGTTGTTCGTGAAGGGTCCTTGGCAGGTGTGGATTCAGCATTGGCACTGCTGAAGAGGAATGGGGGGAACATTAATGCAAGAAACGCATTTGGTCTCACTCCCCTTCATATTGCAATCTGGAGAAATCATATTCCTATTGTAAGGCGACTTCTGGCAGCTGGTGCCGATCCTGATGCTAGG GACGGTGAATCTGGATGGAGCAGTCTTCACAGAGCTCTACATTTTGGTCATCTTGCTGTCGCATGTATCCTTCTCCAATGTGGTGCCTCTATCACGTTGGAGGACTCCAAGTGTAGAACACCAATAGATCTCCTCTCTGGGCCTGTATTGCAGGTCGTGGGAGGTGAACCTACCTCAG AGTTGTTTAGTTGGGGCAGTGGCACAAACTACCAACTTGGAACTGGCAACGAGCACATCCAAAAGCTTCCATGTAAAATAGATTCTCTTCATGGTTCCTTTATCAAGTTGGTTTCTGCTTCCAAGTTTCATAGTGTAGCTGTAAGTGCTCATGGACAAGTCTATACCTGGGGTTTTGGAAGGGGAGGCCGGCTTGGACACCCTGACTTCGATATTCACAG TGGTCAAGCTGCAGTTATCACCCCTCGGCAGGTGATTTTTGGTTTAGGTTCCCGCCGTGTGAGAGCAGTTGCTGCTGCCAAACATCACACGGTTATTGCCACAGAGGGTGGTGAAGTATTCACCTGGGGATCTAATAGAG AGGGTCAACTCGGTTACACTTCTGTTGATACCCAACCCACACCTCGAAGAGTTAGTTCTCTGAGGTCTAAAATTGTTGATGTTGCTGCCGCAAACAAACACACTGCTGTGGTTTCTGAGTCTGGTGAAATTTTTACATGGGGCTGCAATAGGGAAGGTCAACTCGGTTATGGCACCTCTAACTCAGCTTCTAATTACACTCCTAGAGTGGTTGAATACTTGAAGGGAAAGGTTTTTGTTCGAGTGGCTGCAGCAAAATTTCACACAATATGTTTAGGGCTTGATGGAGAG GTTTACACTTGGGGACATAGGCTTGTTACTCCGAGGCGAGTTGTAATTGCTAGGAATTTAAAGAAAAGTGGGAACACCCCACTAAAGTTTCATAGAATGAAACGGCTTCATGTGGTTAACATTGCTGCTGGGATGGTTCATAGCATGGCTCTCACTGATGATGGTGCAGTATTCTATTGGGATTCCTCGGATGCTGATCTTAGATGCCAACAA CTATATTCACTTTGTGGAAGAGACGTGGTCAGTATTTCGGCAGGAAAATACTGGATTGCTGCTGTTACATCTATTGGTGATGTATTCATGTGGGATGGGAAGAATGGCAAGGATAAGCCACCTGTTGCAACACGTTTGCATGGGGTAAAGAGGGCTACGTACGTGTCAGTTGGTGAAACACATTTACTGATTGTTGGTTCTCTCTATCATCCTGCCTATCATGTCAACGGGAACAAGATTTCAAAGAACCATATTTCCAATGGCATGGATGAGCTAGATGAGCTTGATGAAGATTTGATGTTTCATGATATTGACTCTGTTACTGAGCCATCTACTTCCCCAAAGGTTGCCACTGAACTTCGTTGTGTACCTAGCTTGAAAAGTCTCTGTGAAAAAGTTGCTGCAGAGAGTTTAGTGGAACCACGGAATGCTATTCAACTACTTGAAATTGCAGATTCACTTGAGGCTGATGATTTGAGGAAGCACTGTGAG GATATAGCTATTCGGAACCTCGATTATATTTTTACAGTGGCATCACAAGCTATTGCAAATGCTTCGCCAGATATTATGGCTAAACTTGAGAAGTTGTTAGACCATAAGTCATCTGAGCCATGGAGCTATCGTCGACTCCCGACTGCAACTGCTACTTTGCCGGTCGTTATTAACAGTGAAGAGGAGGATAGTGAGAATGAGAGTTTAAGGTGCCGAGAGAATCATTTGATGAGTAACATGACAAACGAAATGGAACAAAGATCAGATTCTTTTTTCCACAAAGATAATCAAAAGGAAGCCATTTCCAAACAAATTCGTGCTTTGCGGAAAAAGTTGCAGCAAATTGAGATGCTTGAATCAAAACAGTCCTGTGGATATCTCCTTGATGAACAACAAATTGCAAAGCTCCAAACAAAGTCTGCTCTTGAAAGTTCACTTCTGGAACTTGGTATTCCAGTAGGTACTCTGCAGGCAAAACCATCCTCAATGCCCCCCGATGACAAAGGAAATAAGAACAATGTGCTAGCAAAAAAACATAGGAGGAGGAACAAATGCAAACTAGAGCATTTGGAAACTTCAGCTGGTATTGCCAAATCTGATGTAGAACCAGATCATATGGAGGAGTTCCGTGATGTTGAAATGCCTTCAGTTGCCAAGAAAAAG GGGGACAACACAATCTTTGAAGAAACAATTAACAATTCTGATGCTCTCGAGTCATCCACTTGTATTTTGATGAAAAGTAATTCAAGTTTGTTGAAAGATACAGACTTGTCGAAGGATAGGAATTCATATCCAACAGCtacaaggaagaagaagaataggAAGGGTGGGCTGTCGATGTTCTTGAGTGGCGCTCTTGATGATACGCCCAAAGAGGTAGCTGCACCACCACCAACGCCTAAAATAGAAGGTCCAGCCTGGGGTGGGGTTAAGGTTGCCAAAGGATCTACAACACTACGTGAAATTCAGGATGAGCAGCGCAAAATCTTAGGGAAACAGCCGAATGAGTGTAAAGATCAGGCTGATCTCTTGGATTGTAAAAGTGAAGGGAAAATCCCCTTAGCTTCATTTTTGTCTTCCAAACCAATACCCGTAGTCCCGACTCAAGCTTTTCAAGTTACGGATGGAGACAGAAACACTCCTCCTTGGTGTGCATCTGGCACTCCTCCGCCTTCTCGGCCATCTCTCAGGGACATTCAGATGCAGCAG aaaggaaaaaaacaacagGTATTATTACCGAACAGTCCAAAGGTGAGAACAGCTGGCTTTTCGATTGCTTCTGGTCAAGGCTCTCCCTCAGATTCCAACGGAGTAAATCGCTGGTTCAAACCAGAAGTTGACACACCATCTTCGATTCGTTCAATTCAAATAGAGGAGAAGGCTATAAAGGACCTGAAACGTTTCTACAGCAATGTTAAGATTGTGAAGAACCCATCTTGA
- the LOC111803501 gene encoding uncharacterized protein LOC111803501 isoform X1 — translation MEVLVSSQGQKQNVQTSFRKSSSMSSQKDLWLVVREGSLAGVDSALALLKRNGGNINARNAFGLTPLHIAIWRNHIPIVRRLLAAGADPDARDGESGWSSLHRALHFGHLAVACILLQCGASITLEDSKCRTPIDLLSGPVLQVVGGEPTSVATELFSWGSGTNYQLGTGNEHIQKLPCKIDSLHGSFIKLVSASKFHSVAVSAHGQVYTWGFGRGGRLGHPDFDIHSGQAAVITPRQVIFGLGSRRVRAVAAAKHHTVIATEGGEVFTWGSNREGQLGYTSVDTQPTPRRVSSLRSKIVDVAAANKHTAVVSESGEIFTWGCNREGQLGYGTSNSASNYTPRVVEYLKGKVFVRVAAAKFHTICLGLDGEVYTWGHRLVTPRRVVIARNLKKSGNTPLKFHRMKRLHVVNIAAGMVHSMALTDDGAVFYWDSSDADLRCQQLYSLCGRDVVSISAGKYWIAAVTSIGDVFMWDGKNGKDKPPVATRLHGVKRATYVSVGETHLLIVGSLYHPAYHVNGNKISKNHISNGMDELDELDEDLMFHDIDSVTEPSTSPKVATELRCVPSLKSLCEKVAAESLVEPRNAIQLLEIADSLEADDLRKHCEDIAIRNLDYIFTVASQAIANASPDIMAKLEKLLDHKSSEPWSYRRLPTATATLPVVINSEEEDSENESLRCRENHLMSNMTNEMEQRSDSFFHKDNQKEAISKQIRALRKKLQQIEMLESKQSCGYLLDEQQIAKLQTKSALESSLLELGIPVGTLQAKPSSMPPDDKGNKNNVLAKKHRRRNKCKLEHLETSAGIAKSDVEPDHMEEFRDVEMPSVAKKKGDNTIFEETINNSDALESSTCILMKSNSSLLKDTDLSKDRNSYPTATRKKKNRKGGLSMFLSGALDDTPKEVAAPPPTPKIEGPAWGGVKVAKGSTTLREIQDEQRKILGKQPNECKDQADLLDCKSEGKIPLASFLSSKPIPVVPTQAFQVTDGDRNTPPWCASGTPPPSRPSLRDIQMQQKGKKQQVLLPNSPKVRTAGFSIASGQGSPSDSNGVNRWFKPEVDTPSSIRSIQIEEKAIKDLKRFYSNVKIVKNPS, via the exons ATGGAGGTGCTAGTTTCATCGCAAGGACAGAAGCAAAATGTACAGACTTCATTTCGGAAATCTTCATCAATGAGTTCCCAGAAAGATCTATGGCTTGTTGTTCGTGAAGGGTCCTTGGCAGGTGTGGATTCAGCATTGGCACTGCTGAAGAGGAATGGGGGGAACATTAATGCAAGAAACGCATTTGGTCTCACTCCCCTTCATATTGCAATCTGGAGAAATCATATTCCTATTGTAAGGCGACTTCTGGCAGCTGGTGCCGATCCTGATGCTAGG GACGGTGAATCTGGATGGAGCAGTCTTCACAGAGCTCTACATTTTGGTCATCTTGCTGTCGCATGTATCCTTCTCCAATGTGGTGCCTCTATCACGTTGGAGGACTCCAAGTGTAGAACACCAATAGATCTCCTCTCTGGGCCTGTATTGCAGGTCGTGGGAGGTGAACCTACCTCAG TTGCCACAGAGTTGTTTAGTTGGGGCAGTGGCACAAACTACCAACTTGGAACTGGCAACGAGCACATCCAAAAGCTTCCATGTAAAATAGATTCTCTTCATGGTTCCTTTATCAAGTTGGTTTCTGCTTCCAAGTTTCATAGTGTAGCTGTAAGTGCTCATGGACAAGTCTATACCTGGGGTTTTGGAAGGGGAGGCCGGCTTGGACACCCTGACTTCGATATTCACAG TGGTCAAGCTGCAGTTATCACCCCTCGGCAGGTGATTTTTGGTTTAGGTTCCCGCCGTGTGAGAGCAGTTGCTGCTGCCAAACATCACACGGTTATTGCCACAGAGGGTGGTGAAGTATTCACCTGGGGATCTAATAGAG AGGGTCAACTCGGTTACACTTCTGTTGATACCCAACCCACACCTCGAAGAGTTAGTTCTCTGAGGTCTAAAATTGTTGATGTTGCTGCCGCAAACAAACACACTGCTGTGGTTTCTGAGTCTGGTGAAATTTTTACATGGGGCTGCAATAGGGAAGGTCAACTCGGTTATGGCACCTCTAACTCAGCTTCTAATTACACTCCTAGAGTGGTTGAATACTTGAAGGGAAAGGTTTTTGTTCGAGTGGCTGCAGCAAAATTTCACACAATATGTTTAGGGCTTGATGGAGAG GTTTACACTTGGGGACATAGGCTTGTTACTCCGAGGCGAGTTGTAATTGCTAGGAATTTAAAGAAAAGTGGGAACACCCCACTAAAGTTTCATAGAATGAAACGGCTTCATGTGGTTAACATTGCTGCTGGGATGGTTCATAGCATGGCTCTCACTGATGATGGTGCAGTATTCTATTGGGATTCCTCGGATGCTGATCTTAGATGCCAACAA CTATATTCACTTTGTGGAAGAGACGTGGTCAGTATTTCGGCAGGAAAATACTGGATTGCTGCTGTTACATCTATTGGTGATGTATTCATGTGGGATGGGAAGAATGGCAAGGATAAGCCACCTGTTGCAACACGTTTGCATGGGGTAAAGAGGGCTACGTACGTGTCAGTTGGTGAAACACATTTACTGATTGTTGGTTCTCTCTATCATCCTGCCTATCATGTCAACGGGAACAAGATTTCAAAGAACCATATTTCCAATGGCATGGATGAGCTAGATGAGCTTGATGAAGATTTGATGTTTCATGATATTGACTCTGTTACTGAGCCATCTACTTCCCCAAAGGTTGCCACTGAACTTCGTTGTGTACCTAGCTTGAAAAGTCTCTGTGAAAAAGTTGCTGCAGAGAGTTTAGTGGAACCACGGAATGCTATTCAACTACTTGAAATTGCAGATTCACTTGAGGCTGATGATTTGAGGAAGCACTGTGAG GATATAGCTATTCGGAACCTCGATTATATTTTTACAGTGGCATCACAAGCTATTGCAAATGCTTCGCCAGATATTATGGCTAAACTTGAGAAGTTGTTAGACCATAAGTCATCTGAGCCATGGAGCTATCGTCGACTCCCGACTGCAACTGCTACTTTGCCGGTCGTTATTAACAGTGAAGAGGAGGATAGTGAGAATGAGAGTTTAAGGTGCCGAGAGAATCATTTGATGAGTAACATGACAAACGAAATGGAACAAAGATCAGATTCTTTTTTCCACAAAGATAATCAAAAGGAAGCCATTTCCAAACAAATTCGTGCTTTGCGGAAAAAGTTGCAGCAAATTGAGATGCTTGAATCAAAACAGTCCTGTGGATATCTCCTTGATGAACAACAAATTGCAAAGCTCCAAACAAAGTCTGCTCTTGAAAGTTCACTTCTGGAACTTGGTATTCCAGTAGGTACTCTGCAGGCAAAACCATCCTCAATGCCCCCCGATGACAAAGGAAATAAGAACAATGTGCTAGCAAAAAAACATAGGAGGAGGAACAAATGCAAACTAGAGCATTTGGAAACTTCAGCTGGTATTGCCAAATCTGATGTAGAACCAGATCATATGGAGGAGTTCCGTGATGTTGAAATGCCTTCAGTTGCCAAGAAAAAG GGGGACAACACAATCTTTGAAGAAACAATTAACAATTCTGATGCTCTCGAGTCATCCACTTGTATTTTGATGAAAAGTAATTCAAGTTTGTTGAAAGATACAGACTTGTCGAAGGATAGGAATTCATATCCAACAGCtacaaggaagaagaagaataggAAGGGTGGGCTGTCGATGTTCTTGAGTGGCGCTCTTGATGATACGCCCAAAGAGGTAGCTGCACCACCACCAACGCCTAAAATAGAAGGTCCAGCCTGGGGTGGGGTTAAGGTTGCCAAAGGATCTACAACACTACGTGAAATTCAGGATGAGCAGCGCAAAATCTTAGGGAAACAGCCGAATGAGTGTAAAGATCAGGCTGATCTCTTGGATTGTAAAAGTGAAGGGAAAATCCCCTTAGCTTCATTTTTGTCTTCCAAACCAATACCCGTAGTCCCGACTCAAGCTTTTCAAGTTACGGATGGAGACAGAAACACTCCTCCTTGGTGTGCATCTGGCACTCCTCCGCCTTCTCGGCCATCTCTCAGGGACATTCAGATGCAGCAG aaaggaaaaaaacaacagGTATTATTACCGAACAGTCCAAAGGTGAGAACAGCTGGCTTTTCGATTGCTTCTGGTCAAGGCTCTCCCTCAGATTCCAACGGAGTAAATCGCTGGTTCAAACCAGAAGTTGACACACCATCTTCGATTCGTTCAATTCAAATAGAGGAGAAGGCTATAAAGGACCTGAAACGTTTCTACAGCAATGTTAAGATTGTGAAGAACCCATCTTGA